The Platichthys flesus chromosome 5, fPlaFle2.1, whole genome shotgun sequence genome contains the following window.
tctgtccctctgcagaTCAGCATCACAGAAGACGGATCAGCGGCGAACTTCACGCGCAGCTTTGCGATAAAGTCTGGATATTACCTCTGTTACAGCAAGGTAACGGTTAATCCGGTCAAAAAGGGACTTTTCATAACCATATTATGTTTGTCTTGTATGTATTTGTGCTTCCTTTGTTCTCTGTACTTCCCCCCCCGTCGTACACACATGGCtgagtctctctctttttatagGACATGACGGGCGGCATGGTGGTTTCAGACATTCAGCTTCTCTCAGACAAAGACGCAATTCCTCATGGTTACTGCTTCATCGCAGAGCACCTTGAAGGGAGTGAGCGTGCGCACACACCAACACGTTTCACATACACATTCCTAATATTTACTGCAGACTGTACGATTGTGTCttatgtactttttttttttttttagattgctTAAATGTTCTCTCTTTAGCAGCGTTAATatgtgcactgaactctgggcCGGGTGGGcacatgtgagaatacagcaggaaaatatgTGGAAAATTCACAGCATGGAATACAAATAATTCAAAACCTCATTTCCTGCcttcctgcatgctctacccagacGCCACCACTCGCCTGAATGCTCTTGACATTTTCCCCGGACAACCCCCTGTTGTGTTCTCAACATGTGAAAGGCAGACTCTGGAACATGTCTGGAGCAAATTTTTCTAGAGTTAGTGTCTgacaatgttttttctgtttgtgtgtcagaggcCTGCGTCTCTAAGAAGAAGCGGGTGTGCATGCGTGTCGTCCCGGTCGGCAGCGTGGACACAGCTGTGCTGGACATCAAACTGACGGCCAAAAGCAAAATGATGTTGCAGCATTACACCTACGCAGGGTtggtggcacacacacactcaaaccttTGACTTGCAGCTGTTGTATCAATGCATTTTTCTTAAGTCCCATCAACCGAGGTGAGTTATGTTCTTCTCTACTGTACGTTTATCAGTGTATCATGCCATGTGTTTTCCCCGCAGAGAAATCAATGGTTACGTGTTGTGGTGCAGAAAGGGACCTTTCTCTAACCCCATGCCTCAAGCCAAACCACGCAGTGTGTCCTTGGACATCCGCAGCCTCTCCCTGGAACAAGAGTTTCCTCCTCAGCCCCTCAGACCCAGGTAAACTACTTTTTATGAGATAAGAAAACAAGTGAAAGGTGATTGAAACCTCATCATTTGACTGAAAATCtctaaatcttaaaaaaaaacaagagcgcacgcattattattttgtttttgccagtaatatctttctgtttgtctcaACAGCAACCCCCCTTCACAGTCGCATGGTAAAGTGAGTCAGAGACGGCACACTCTCCAGATCACGGACAACTTGGACAAACCTGCTGACAGCAGCCTCCAGGGAATCACAGGTACTCAATACTGTAATGGATGTGTCCCAGTTTGTCACTGGAGGCAGCCCAGTCACACTCCCCTGTAACCCGCCCTCACTCTCCGCAGCTCTCGATGGAGTTCCTTTCAGCCTGCACCCGAAGTTTGATGCCCAGGCGAACGGGACGGTACGTTTGACCTTTTCAACAATGTTTGATGGATTCCATTTCAAAATGCAGCAGTTATTTTGTTGTGGTCCCTTTAGCTCTCACTCTGACCTTTTTCACCTCAAGTGTAATTACATGATAACTTGCtgacatttctttctctttgtttctatcTCTCACTCTCATAGGCTCTTCAGCTGAACTCTCAATTAAACAACATTCGTATAAAGTCTCTCCAAGACATTGAAAACGAGGTAGGCTCACGTGTGACCCTTCATTTCAGCCAAAGTGTCGAGAACATAATGTTCTCACCTCTCTCACGGACAGATTCTCACCAAACTTGTCGGGATTGTTACTTGGGAGGGAGGCTTTCTCTATATTTTGGTCAAGGTCATCAAATGTATagtctaaaaaatatatttgccCTAATTAATTCATACATAGCTTAAAAAATCCATTTATAGATAGCATCTCTGCATCCTATAGGACTATACACATGACCTGAAGCTTTTATAGATCGAAAAAAAAATTTTCAAAAATGAGCTCAGATGTGCTTTATCCCCCTGTGACCCTTAAAGGATATGAAGTCAGAAAAGGACACCATATAGTGAAGTAAAGCATTACTTTACATAAATTTATCAACCAATAAGATCAGAGCCACCATCTACAGCTAATTTACATTAACCAATCATTCGTCATCATATGGTACGAAAGACGCTTTGGTGGGAATTGGAAACTTTTGTTTGAATGTAACTTTggtattttgtttttagtttaactACACATTTGCTGTGGAGGAAATCGCTGCCAAGAGGACCAGACCATGTCTGCCAGCAGGAGGCGTCACATCAGATCAGTGATCGCTGCACTTAGTCAACACAACAATATCAGGGTTTCATGTTTAACTCTGTCCAAAGGTTTTATTTTAGGAGGACATCTCATCATGGTACAAAGTACAGATGAAGGATTATCCTActtacatttagatttatattaGGCTTTAAAGATTATAAATTATCATAACGGAGCCAATTGAAGGGCACTACTATTCTGAATGACACAGTCACTTGACCATTTCAGATGGCAGGtcatgcttcttttttttcatctttcatgAAAGGAAACACCTGTTTGAAAGAGATTTTACATGTCACCCTATCGTCTGAACACATGTTTACCTTTTGTAAGAATGCAGCCTTTAAATGTTATGGGGTTTATTATATAATGTATCTATGAACCTGTAGAGTATCTGCTGTGTACCTGCTGCTCATCTGCAGCGTTAAGCCCATCTTCACTTTTACTAATGTAATTATCGAATAATGAGAATTGTTAAAAATTAAGAATGCACTTGCCATTTATTTAAGATGTGTTCTCCGGCTCTGTTGTGAATGCTGCCCACGTGGAGCTGTAACACTATGTCAATGCTTTGTGGATGAGCTCTGCTGCATCTGATAATCTGCAGATAGACTAACATATCTAAATGTAGCATGTGGTGCATTTCTTGTATGAGGAGAAGCCAATTATCAGGTTTGTAGTACTTcaaaaaatgtcctattttaAAAGGTGTAAGGAGGAAAGTTATATATGTtacactttgtgtttgtcacaCTAAAAGACGGGGAgagtattgtttttataaatgtgggcGGGATTAAGGACCAAATATTTGCATATCATCTTGTATAAtctataatatattttttttgtagtttttgtaaagttttattgcatggggaaaaaataaaatcctatgAAACCCTACTTCAGGTGTGTTGGTTTTTACGCACAGCTTTTTGTTAAGGAACCAAGTTTTCTGCATTGAGGAATTTCCTGCTTGAAGACTATGAGAAACTCAGAGGTACACGGGTTGAGAATGTGGATTGATGACATGCAGAAGGcaaggagaaaagaaacaatacaAGTTCGTTTTTGGAAAAGATGTATTATCGTAGCTCGTGTGAGAAGTGAACAGTCGGTCAAATTGAAGACATAGAATAAGTATCTTTTCAAGGCTTTGCGTCAGTTTCTGTTTGCACATTAGTACATTGAAATAAAAGGGAAAACCTCAGCATGCCACTGAGGAAATCAGGCCGTCCAGCAGGTGGACGAGGGTGTCCTGCTAAGTCCTCTTCTCATGAATGTCATGTCTCAGGAATGCCTAGAGGGAATGTCTTCAGTTTTGGCACACACATTGACTTGGCCTTAAGGTTGTACTGATGGTGATCAGAGATAATAGCTTACCCTGACCTCACCAGACCGAAGAGGAATTcattcaataattaaattcGACACAAATTTTGAAAAAGGTAAAATGACGAGGCGCTGACATGTTATATCCAGAAGTTCAACTTCACTGTGACGTCATTATATTTGATTCAACCTGTGATGAAGCTCACGTATCTGTCCTctgtaaaaaactaaacaacaaaAGTAGACAGTGAATGAAGACATGTTTGAAATCATTCATATTAGTTTGACATCAATATATTAAAAACTTACACACTTAACCTTatgcacattcatttttataattaaagTACTTAAATTCTAAAGTCTTCACTacacataaaaaacatgaaCCAGTAGATTTTAgttcaaacaaatgttttttttttaatttctattttttttatttttgacacTTATGACAGGAGCAGCATGAGTGCCAGATCAGAGGAGCCTCCGAAGGAGATTATAATCTCTAGATATATCAGACCAGTCACGATGAGAGAGAACGGGTACATTACTAAGAGGTTGTGATAATGACTCAGTCGAAAAGATccagaaaaataaatcctgtccCTGCACAGATAGATTTTACACTccaattaaataatacaaatatattattaattttaGATCCATTCTATTCATTTCTACTATAATCTAAACATTGGCTTCACTGAGAGTTGGACACCAGTAGAATATGTAGCCCTGAAGTCTTTACCATTTTGACAATATTTGTCCACGTAAGTGCAGAAATCCAAGTTGTTGGAAACAAACGTTTTGGTGCAGTACTGCCACCTGCTGCTCATTGCTGGTCTGTTCATGCTGTTTGCTAGAAGACATTACCTCATCGTCTCCCCCCATAACTTAATGTTCCAACCTGGAATTGAATGCTACTTTACACAGTTTTGTGCATGTAAGACATCTAAAGACAAAAAATGATCGAATAATATATTGCTTATTTTTAAGTTAAAGAGTCATATTTCACTGCTGCTAAATTTAAATACTAATTATTATCTATCTATTATTTATCTACCGGTGCAAAAAAGATCGGTGGTTGTCTATTGATCTGGCTTTAAGATGTCATGGTGATAATACAGAAGTAACCTTTAGATCTCTACTGATTTCAGTTTTCAATGGGATTGAGCCATGGATTGATTATCCAAAGCAAGGCACTGTCACTGACCGACACACAAATAACCACAAAGAGACCCAAGGTGACAACAAGGAGATGCAAAATGACTACAAGACACCAAAAAAACCACAACATGGCataaaacagtcacacacaagaTGACCACAAAGAAACCAAAGACCATGATGTTATGCAACTACAAATGAATGCATTATGTTTACAATGAAAAGCAAACTGTCCAGGGGATGGGGGAATTTTATATGATCGCGTTGAGAAATTCAAAACCTGTTATTACAAACAAATTACAACTGTTCTAATTACCATCTTTAGTAAACTTCCAGAATGAGTGTCATAGTGTTGTTACTTCATCACTGAAGATTCAACCGGTTTAATAACACACTGGTTATACAAATGAAAACGTGTATAAAACCAAGTGGATATAGAAgttaaagacaaaacaacagagaaataaatatatcGCAACagaataaaaagttaaataaatatgctATAATAAATAAGAACACTCAGTACGAACATTTGATAATAGTCCCACTTTTGTGAAGTTGAGCagtcaaacataaaatacacacacatatatatatatatatatatatatatatatatatatatatataagttgtATATCgccttgtatatatatatgtataaacatTAACGTATTTTATATAATGCCTGAGGTGTGTGAGGGTTTGATTTGTTCCAGCACATTTACAAAGAGGTTTGTTTGTTCTGCTTTCCGGAAAACGGTCTCTGATTCCAACCAGCTGTTTCCCGCCTCACACGgatcagctgcacacacacacacacagagagtagTAGGCGgaggcagcagacacacacacacacacacagtgaggcaATAGGCGGAGGcaggaggccacacacacacacactggagggaACCCCATCAGCTGTGGCGAGAAGCAACACAGCTTCAACTTACGTGTGTTTCTGGGACCGCAGCTGTCGACCATCCACACGCTCCTGCCGCGGGATCTGCGGTCATGCGCCGCTGAGGAGAAGCGTGAGATCCGTGCGGGCGAGGAACAGAACATCGCAGCGTGTGCGCCAGGGACGcggtggagggagaggacacGGACAACACGGGCTGGAGACGGCGGCTGTGAAAGCATGGAGTATTTCATGATGCCCACCGAGAAGATGTCTTCCTTGCAGCAGTTCAAGAAGACGGAGAAGGACGTGATCGGAGGACTCTGCAGGTGCGTGAGCAGCTCTGCGTCTCCACGGCGCGCCGCTCCTTCATGTGCCAGTAGCGCGTGTCtgtccccgtgtgtgtgtgcgtgtgcgagcGGCGGTCCGTCTCAGCTTAGCATGCTAGCCGTTAGCTCCTCCGCGGTGCCCTGGCAGCACGGGGGTTGTGGACATTAGCCGCTTGTTGTGGCAGCTGCCGCCGCGCTCCTCGCCGAGGGGACCCGCGGTGTGTAGCGCCCCTGTCGTTACGTTTAACTCCCCCCGCTGACATGTTGCAACTCACCGGGAGCGTTTGGCCGCCGCTCGGCTCTGGAATATGTAAATCCCCCGCACGAAATCGATACATTTGCGTCCAGTGGAAGAGCAACCACGTGGTAGTCACCGTGCTGCCCGCCGCCGCGCTGCTCCGAACACGATGCCCTGTTAGTAAAGACACGTCTCATCACACAGTTCAACTCTGTTTATTGCAGTTATGTGGCGGGTGGTTCGGTGTCGAGGGGGTGAATACGGATTGGGGGAGTTTGTGTTTCCGCGTCGTTGTAAAGCTCCGTGGCTGCGTAGCGTGTTACCATTAGCTTAGCCTGGCTAGCTAGCTGGCGGCCAGTGTTTTCCTGCTGCACCGTGGATGTTCACACAGACTTATTTCCACTCACGCGAACCCGCTCGATTCACCGACATTTGTGGTGTTATCAGCGGGCgggcgtgtgcgtgtgtctgttaGCGGCAGGCTAACGACGACGTGCTAGCTCGGTTAGCAGGAGGAAAGCATTGTTCTCCATGATGCCAGGGGGCCTGCGGCTGTAGCGGAGTCACATTTCCCCGCTGCTGCCGCCCAGGTGCGCCCTCCTCCGGCCACGGTGGAGGCCGCAGCTCCTGGCGCCTCCAGCTGTCAACAGCGCATTTCGTCCCCTGCAGGAAACCAGACACGCTTCCACATGTGGTTGTTTTCTAGCTGATCGATCGGAATCGGTTTCTTATTAATGACTTGTTTATTTatcaacaacaataatcaaCATTCCTCGCAAATGTTTAGTGTCAGGAAGTAGAGCGAATTGACTTGAAGGAGAAAAGAGATAAAATACTCAGAACCAGGTAAAAGACcaaaacatgaatacaaaccGCACCTGTTCACAGCTATACAATCAgacactttattattattatcaataatacatattatttgattaatttatgGTGATTTTTATGAGTGGCACAGCCCCCATTTCAAGTCAAAGTCCTCCACCTTATCAAGTAGATCGGAACCATTCAAACATCCTCGTGACGTGAGCGTGTGTTCAATAAATAATCTTTCATGATTGAGGTTAACTTAATCCCAATATTAAAGTTTAAACGTTGCAGCCACCCTGAAGGGTTCAACCAGCAGATGTATATATTGACAAACTTTCTACATAAGACACAAGTACTCAACTAATCCATTTTAGGAACTTACGGCTTTTGACATTGTCTCGACCGCTGTCTGTGCTTTGAGTtacttgtaaacacacagctTTAAATCAAGTCAGACTCTTTAAATTTAGCCCTGAgtgccccccctcccacacacacacacacagatatttttGTTGAAGCAAGCTAGATCTGGGCCCTCTGTCAGACGTTCATGTTCTAAACATCCCAGATCTGCTTTTTCAGGTTTGTTGTCTTCTTGGTCCCCTGACCTTCTTTTTTGTCTTAATGGTTCACCTATTTCCCAGCCTGGGTAAATATGTTAAGAGATGGTATTGCCACCATAACATCCAACCTCGTGGGGTGGAGTTGAGTGAGAGGGCACAGAGTTCAGTCAAACTCAGAGGACCTCCATGCAGCTCACCCGAGGAATGTAGAGAGTTCAGGAGTGAGGTCTGCTGAAGCCCCAGGTTAAAGGTTCTGAGTGTCAAAGATGGCCGGTGACCATGAGCTCTATTGTTGCAGAGCATCATTTTGATAATCCAGTTATTTTGGTTTTGGACTGAAGTAAAATACGACAGTCAATAATGTCACTGTATGACAATTTTTTAGTGTTCTTTTATAACCAAGCAATCtagtaaataatatttaaaaaaagaatgtaaGTAGCCGTCTGATCAATACTAAAGCAGTTCCTTCTTTTTGATGCACTACCTCATGCAAATTTTCATGATATttccatattttatttataacaagATTATGTAAACAAGGAGGTTATACGGCCTCATCTGGAACCACTCTTGCATGGACAGAATAGTGatcatgtttctctttctgacCTCAGCCTGGCCAACATCCCGCTCAGTCCAGAGACGGCCCAGGACCAGGAGAGACGAATCCGCCGAGAGATCGCCAACAGCAATGAACGCCGGCGAATGCAGAGCATCAATGCCGGCTTCCAGTCCCTCAAAACACTCCTGCCCCACACAGACGGGGAGAAACTCAGCAAGGTGCCAACACTTTACCTTTTGACGGTGTAGATCATAGCTCAGGATGATGATTCTTTAAAAGCTGGGGCACAGGGTCATTGGTCTTGATCGGagtctcctctctgcttcagcaACAGTTTTGTGAGTCTTTAAAGTTAAATGTCCTTGTGCTGCTCATTTCATCCCTGCCAGGCGGCCATCCTGCAGCAAACATCGGACTACATCTTCGCCTTGGAGCAGGAGAAGACACAGCTCCTGGCCCAGAACAACCAGCTCAAGCGCTTCATCACGGTAATAGCCGGTGCCTTTTTTCCCACCTTGTGTCTCCATGTGGATCAAACCAGGTTGCTTTATCCCATCAGATATACCGTACTTTCCCACTAACAACTTTTTCATCCACTGGCAGGTTTGAACTTGTTCACATACACGATACAGTAAAACTGCAGAGACATAACGTTGTTGTTTTTAGCTTTTGATTTGCTCTTTGAGAATGACTCCCAGCCGTTTCAATCAAAGCTCTCTTTCAAAAGTATTCTTGTTGCGGCCAATAGTTTGCAGTATGCACGttgattcatttaaattgaACTCTACATTGTCTCGGTGTCCTTTCAGGAGTTCAGCGGTTCGTCACCAAAGAGGAGGCGAGCGGAGGAGAAGGATGAAGGGATCGGCTCTCCAGAcaatctggaggaggagaaggtggaggagctgaggagggaaATGTTAGATCTGCGGCAGCAACTGGACAAGGAGCGCTCGGCTCGtatgcagctggaggagcaggtgagacTTTATGACTCATGTCCTACTCTAGTTCTTTATTCGGCTAAATTGCTCTCAAAAGGTCCTCCAGCATTTATTCCAGTAGTGAAGGAAGACGTAGATTATacaagacggtgagcttttgaTTCTCAGACTTACTTCTGGATCTGTTCCGTGCTTATGGTTTGTGATGCTTTGCTTCTGTATCTATTGTCAATTGAAGCGGAAGGCCACATGTTGAGGATCATGACCTAAGACAACCATAACCCATCCTCTCCCTACTGAACACTGCTTCTATTCCAAATTGaatgtttacatttcaaaacAGACATCTGCTCAAGCGTCAGTTCAACTAAGTATAAAACATAGGTGAAgaaagaaacaggaggaaacgcAGATGGAAACTTATCTTATCTAGATGTCTCACTGGATATTAGATGCCAACATATACAAACCAGTTATTTAGATATCACCCTACGTGATCACGTTTGACACAATGGGAGCTGCTGGTGGTGACAGATTTACCTGTCCCACCAGCCAGTTTCTGGCACCCAGCTCACATCCTGGATCTACCTGAACAGCAGGATACCACAGAGGCGACTCAATAGTTggtaaagacaaacagaaacctTAACGGCCAGTGAAAGAGGAATGTAAACAGAGGGTAAGATGCAGGAGGGAGATAATTCTTAAATAAGAAGGGACCATTTTACTATGTGTGTTTATCATACAATGAAggtcccattttttttttacacttccaTCTGAACTGAATGTTTATCTTATTGTGTGAGGGGTAGAGAAATGACACAGGACTCCAAACATTTTAgcattgtatttttaaagtttttcacCAGAAAgtgaacattattctatttgcTCCAAAAGTTTGCAGTCCTGAAATTGAGGCGAGCAGTGAGGACGATTTTGAAAATATTAGGTGCAGCCAATCCTGATAAGTCGCAGGGAACAAAGAGAATGTCCTCCTGTGGTCAAGGAGCTGGGAAATTATCTTGAACGCTTCTAAGTCTATTTCTGGTGGTCAGTGGTCCAGTTTGATGCACTACCAGCCCTGAGACCACatatcaaaaagatgaaaacaaacaatcctTGATCCCAAACAACTCTCTGGATGCATTTGGCAGAGGATAAAAAAATTCAGCAAATCGACCCTGTAGGTAAACCATTAATGGCAGTGAAAAGCCAAGTGTGCAAACGTGATTGTTGATCTTATTATTTTAAGACGAAAAACAAGCGTTCATTTTCTTAATTCCTATCAATCAATTGTTATATTGCTagttttttatgtatatttgctCAGTAATTTAAACGCCTTGTAAATGTGTGAGTTGGTCTTAAGTGGTTTGATATAATAAATATccctgtgtattttgtgtgtgcacaggtgCGCTCTCTGGACACCCAGCTGCACCCAGAGCGTCTGAAGGTGATCAcccagcaggtggaggaggagcaggcgcACATCCAGAGCCAGACGCTGTTACGGCTGCAGCAGATCCACGCTGCCGACCGGCGAACACCCAGTCCGCAGGTTAGAGCCAGAAACACCCCCACAcagaaaagagacaaataaaaatgcatttttatttgaactcaTTCATATCTTGTCTTTATTCCAGGTGCTGGCTCCTCCCACTCACCCTGCCCCAACCCATCACGCCACAGTCATCGTCCCAGCTCCGACACTAACCCAGCACCCCCACCATCACGTCAACGTGGTGACCATGAGCCCGTCTGTCCACACGGGCACTGTCTCCACGTCCAGACAGAACCTGGACACCATTGTGCAGGTACATGTTTGTTGAACTCTATGGGAAAGATTTAAAGGGTATCgggttttttttaacaactgaACTGATTACCACAAACCTCTGTGGAAGGAGGACTTATGGGTCAAGGAATAACCCATTAtatgttggtgtggatccaaatcATATTATGAGGAAACACATGGGGAAAAAATCTAGTACATTTATAGGACTGATTTCAATGAATGTAAAGGGACTGTTTTAATCATAGCATGTGTAGTACCCttctagtttttattatttaatactactaatactcaaaatatttgttttcacctAAGATCTGTCTCTGAGTGAAGTGAAACTTTGCCGCATCCATCAGTGTtttccatcttctctcctctcaggccATCCAGCACATTGAACGCACTCAGGAGAGGAGAGCCAGCGCTGAGGACGATCAGAGAAGAGCTGTCATCGTTAGCCCCGCCCACGCGGCCATGGACACCGCCTGCTCAGACACAGACACCGACACGGAGGGAGAGGACTGCTCAATGAACTGATCCGCCCccccgacagacacacacactctctctttctctcacaaacacttaaaatgCCTACTCACTGTAAAATTCCCTCCAGGAGCTTGACTacttttttaaaagaatttgtCTTTGGCATTATCCAAACTCCTACATCCAGTGGTTAAGCTCAGTGTCAGTCTTGTACTGTAATATCTCTGAAGATTGAAAACATAGGATGGTCAGCGTGCGCAGGAGGCCCCGTGGGATTTCTCGAGGCGGTCTTTATTGTCTGAGCCGGTCTGTCGCTACTTGAAAAACGTGAGGGTCTCCGCTCGTAAACAGCTATCATTCATTCGTCTGCCCTTCTTtattgtgttggtgtgtgctaCCGTCACAGCATCAGTTCCCCGTCGTCTCTGGCACGCTGACAGTATTATTTGTGCTACATGTTAATGGGTTTAGTGTAACGGAGAGTTGAATGTAACGACACAATAAGCAAGCAGCTCTTGATTCTGTAAAGGGATGTGAAGTTGCAGTTATTTCTTCCCCTGTCTTCaccttgtttgtctttgttcccctttatttccttttaaagcCGACAAACTACAACTAAGGgcatttcaaaatataaactTTTGGGGGAAAAATACACTTAATCGCCAAGTTAAATTGAGGAAACATGGAAATAAATTCCATCAGATTtacttgaagaaaaaaaagccctTACAAAATAAGCTTTTGAACAATATTCATGAATCATCTATTGGTTATAATGTTGTCCACCTGTTTGTTAAACTTTTTCCTTGTCATTGTTACTGAATGTTTAAGGTTAACATTTTGTTATAACGAGATTAACAACTTTAAAATTGGAGGTTTGGAGGCCTTCACATGAATTAAGAACTGTTTCAACCACAGTCGGCCCATTCATCTGCTATTAACTGGTGATGGTGGTTGTAGCTCCCctgacagaaaaagaaatagaaCCAAATTTTGGTTTGTGACCTGAAAACACTTACCAGCATTTTGTAACCGACTGGCGTTGATTTTTAATCAATTTCACACAGTCCCACTGAATACAgttttgtgtaaatgtaaagttcaGCTGATGTTGAAAATCTGAAAAGCAGATTTTGAGGATTGACATGCGAACGAAGCATGAAGGCTTCCAGTGTTCCCTCCAGACTTCAGTCTTAGCTTCTGCTCTCGGTTTGTAGATTTTAGTGACTATGCACTAGAGTTTTTTGCTATTTATGCAAACCTATCTTCAGTCCATTTGTCGGTGCCCTTTATACAGGAGGTGAAGTTATCTATGCACCGTTGGTAGGTGTGTACATTACACCTACAGTACATGTATGAAACTTGATATGCCTGTATCAAAGAATGTAGGTGTCTCTTCATGCAAGGTGATTTGTCAACCAGTTGCTCCACAGGCGAGCTGTGAACCCAAGGCCAGAACTATTGCGTAACTTCCAACTTAATCATGTTTCCATATTATGGAATTAAAGCAGGGGGTCGGGGGGGATAGAACAACGGCAGCACATTATATTTTGAACATAACAGGTTCACCTCTTTTTGAACTACATCCCAAAAGCATCACttaacaaaagaaaactgtcaAACAAGGATTCAGCAGCTGAAGTTATTAGTAATTAACTATCACAGTGCTGATAGGTCGATGTATGTTGTCAGTGCATTAAATGCCCCCAAAAAAGCGCTCCTCCATCACTGAGACTGGAATATAAACCTAAAGGACTGAACTGCAGATTTCCCCCAACAAACTCCATCTCTCTGTAAATCGCACCGAGTCTGTCCACCTTATGTTTCGTCGTTTGTATTTCTCTCGGGAATCTGACTGGAAATCCGTGCTCCGGGCGTCTCCCCTGTCACACTCGATTCGATTCGCCGACTTGATGCTGTAAACATTCCATTTCTTTGGATTTATATCTTGTCTTTTGATCTCTTTACGTCTTCTGTTGCCAATTGAATGCATGTTACTAATTGCTGTTTCATCTTGTCTAAAGTGGGATTTTGTTTTgactatttttgtttatttttttatgggttttccatattgttttttttctataatcACATGACTGATGCGTTCAGTGTGAAACTGTCTTGTGTGGACGCTTCAGTCGCTGACATCAGTTTCTATGTCTGGTTAGATTAGTGTCTTTCATGCCAAACCAGGAGGGAGGGGCTCATTTTGTTGAAGCGTTTGTTGTTCTGCAG
Protein-coding sequences here:
- the mvb12a gene encoding multivesicular body subunit 12A — encoded protein: MSLMERGAVRPITAVAWTSNTSTCPKDFIMISITEDGSAANFTRSFAIKSGYYLCYSKDMTGGMVVSDIQLLSDKDAIPHGYCFIAEHLEGKACVSKKKRVCMRVVPVGSVDTAVLDIKLTAKSKMMLQHYTYAGEINGYVLWCRKGPFSNPMPQAKPRSVSLDIRSLSLEQEFPPQPLRPSNPPSQSHGKVSQRRHTLQITDNLDKPADSSLQGITALDGVPFSLHPKFDAQANGTALQLNSQLNNIRIKSLQDIENEFNYTFAVEEIAAKRTRPCLPAGGVTSDQ
- the LOC133953930 gene encoding transcription factor AP-4-like, with protein sequence MEYFMMPTEKMSSLQQFKKTEKDVIGGLCSLANIPLSPETAQDQERRIRREIANSNERRRMQSINAGFQSLKTLLPHTDGEKLSKAAILQQTSDYIFALEQEKTQLLAQNNQLKRFITEFSGSSPKRRRAEEKDEGIGSPDNLEEEKVEELRREMLDLRQQLDKERSARMQLEEQVRSLDTQLHPERLKVITQQVEEEQAHIQSQTLLRLQQIHAADRRTPSPQVLAPPTHPAPTHHATVIVPAPTLTQHPHHHVNVVTMSPSVHTGTVSTSRQNLDTIVQAIQHIERTQERRASAEDDQRRAVIVSPAHAAMDTACSDTDTDTEGEDCSMN